One window of the Streptomyces sp. NBC_00259 genome contains the following:
- a CDS encoding GNAT family N-acetyltransferase, producing the protein MAIALGKPGVDGLSEAVSVLREWQNDGEPRQLHPGDLGWFWRSGAEATAAAVRTWSRDGRILAVGLLDGPGLLRLTIAPDAQRDEELAEQLVEDVTEPGRGVLPAGKVAVEAPMGAWVQDLLSAAGWNADEPWTPLRRDLTEPVEDPGVRIEVVGPEQARVFVAVHRAAFDGSRFTDEGWHAMAAGLPYADARCLVAYDEQGNAVAAVTVWSAGPDRPGLLEPMGVHREHRRRGYGNAITVAAAAALQQLGSSCAFVCTPSSNVGAVATYTSAGFQQLPEVRDQYRDA; encoded by the coding sequence ATGGCGATCGCGTTGGGGAAGCCGGGAGTCGACGGGCTGAGCGAGGCTGTGAGCGTGCTGCGGGAGTGGCAGAACGACGGGGAGCCGAGGCAACTGCATCCGGGGGACCTGGGCTGGTTCTGGCGATCAGGTGCGGAAGCGACGGCCGCGGCGGTCAGGACGTGGAGCCGGGACGGACGGATTCTCGCCGTCGGGCTGCTGGACGGTCCCGGGCTGTTGCGGCTGACGATCGCGCCGGACGCTCAGCGGGACGAGGAACTGGCGGAGCAGTTGGTCGAGGACGTGACCGAGCCGGGGCGCGGCGTGCTGCCGGCGGGGAAGGTGGCTGTCGAAGCGCCGATGGGCGCATGGGTCCAAGATCTGCTGTCCGCGGCAGGCTGGAACGCCGACGAGCCGTGGACGCCGTTGCGCCGCGACCTCACGGAGCCGGTCGAGGACCCCGGCGTGCGGATCGAGGTGGTCGGGCCGGAGCAGGCGCGCGTGTTCGTCGCCGTACATCGGGCGGCGTTCGACGGGTCGAGGTTCACTGACGAGGGCTGGCACGCGATGGCGGCAGGGCTGCCGTACGCCGACGCCCGGTGTCTGGTCGCGTACGACGAACAGGGCAACGCGGTGGCGGCGGTGACGGTGTGGTCGGCCGGGCCGGACCGGCCCGGGTTGCTCGAACCGATGGGCGTGCACCGCGAACATCGCCGTCGCGGCTACGGCAACGCGATCACCGTCGCCGCGGCGGCCGCGCTCCAGCAGCTGGGCTCCTCGTGCGCGTTCGTCTGCACCCCGAGCTCCAATGTCGGCGCCGTCGCCACCTACACGTCAGCCGGTTTCCAGCAACTCCCCGAGGTCCGGGATCAGTACCGGGACGCCTGA
- a CDS encoding alpha/beta fold hydrolase — protein MTNNSTSSTSSTWTGMVPVDDTALAVTDTGGPGVPVVYLNGQFATQGYWRRVVAELGTGWRHITYDERARGASKRSADYSFEAAVRDVDAVLAARGVDRALLVGWSYGAVVAAHWADRNPKRALGAVLVDGAFPYDWLDEAMEQRIRKLFRRMSWFLPLLRPTGLAPRMTAEQQANSNIELGRLSRERELGPVLDNITVPVRYVVASGTSFGSRGDEQERIRAGLDAVTARNPNIRISAKVAGNHGSILKKDFPAIAEAVRDVAALDRGGR, from the coding sequence ATGACCAACAACAGCACGTCCTCGACCAGTTCGACGTGGACCGGCATGGTGCCGGTCGACGACACTGCCCTGGCCGTCACCGACACCGGCGGCCCCGGTGTCCCCGTGGTCTACCTCAACGGCCAGTTCGCCACTCAGGGGTACTGGCGGCGGGTCGTCGCCGAACTGGGCACCGGGTGGCGGCACATCACCTACGACGAGCGGGCCCGCGGCGCATCGAAGCGTTCGGCGGACTATTCCTTCGAAGCAGCCGTCCGGGACGTCGATGCCGTCCTCGCGGCCAGGGGTGTGGACCGTGCGCTGCTGGTGGGCTGGTCCTACGGGGCGGTCGTCGCGGCGCACTGGGCCGACCGGAACCCAAAGCGTGCGCTGGGCGCGGTCCTGGTCGACGGCGCGTTCCCGTACGACTGGCTGGATGAGGCCATGGAACAGCGGATCCGGAAACTCTTCCGGCGCATGAGCTGGTTCCTGCCGCTGCTGCGCCCGACGGGCCTGGCTCCGCGGATGACCGCCGAACAGCAGGCGAACAGCAACATCGAGCTCGGCCGGCTCTCCCGCGAGCGCGAGTTGGGCCCCGTGCTGGACAACATCACCGTCCCGGTGCGGTACGTGGTCGCTTCGGGGACGTCCTTCGGAAGCCGCGGTGACGAGCAGGAACGGATACGCGCCGGCCTCGATGCGGTGACCGCCCGCAACCCGAACATCCGGATCAGCGCGAAGGTCGCCGGCAACCACGGCTCGATCCTCAAGAAGGACTTCCCGGCCATCGCCGAGGCGGTACGCGACGTCGCCGCCCTCGACCGCGGAGGGCGCTGA
- a CDS encoding DUF4097 family beta strand repeat-containing protein, with product MQKFDTTAPISAVLNIPAGRVQFIAADRGDTTVEVLPADPSKNRDTKTAEQTTVTYADGVLRITTPAPGNQLLGPSGSLTVTVQLPAGSHIEAKAAGAELRGVGRLGNVVFDGAYRQIKIDEAADVRLTAIDGDVEVGRLGGPAEISTARGDIRINEAVRGTVVLRTQSGDISVAAAAGVSAALDAGTDYGRVSNALKNDGTTELDIRATTTRGDITARSL from the coding sequence ATGCAGAAGTTCGACACCACCGCCCCGATCTCCGCCGTCCTGAACATCCCTGCCGGACGAGTCCAGTTCATCGCCGCAGACCGCGGCGACACCACCGTCGAGGTCCTGCCCGCCGACCCCTCCAAGAACCGCGACACCAAGACCGCGGAGCAGACAACCGTCACCTACGCCGACGGCGTCCTGCGGATCACGACCCCGGCGCCCGGCAACCAGCTCCTCGGCCCCTCCGGATCCCTCACGGTCACCGTCCAACTGCCCGCCGGCTCCCACATCGAGGCCAAGGCCGCCGGCGCCGAGCTCCGTGGCGTCGGACGCCTCGGCAACGTCGTCTTCGACGGCGCGTACCGCCAGATCAAGATCGACGAAGCCGCCGACGTCCGCCTCACCGCGATCGACGGCGACGTCGAGGTCGGCCGACTGGGCGGCCCCGCGGAGATCAGCACCGCACGGGGCGACATCCGGATCAACGAGGCCGTGCGCGGCACGGTCGTGCTCCGTACTCAGTCCGGCGACATCTCGGTCGCCGCCGCAGCAGGCGTCTCGGCCGCCCTGGACGCCGGCACCGACTACGGCCGCGTCAGCAACGCCCTCAAGAACGACGGCACCACCGAACTCGACATCCGTGCCACCACCACCCGCGGCGACATCACCGCCCGCAGCCTCTGA
- a CDS encoding helix-turn-helix domain-containing protein translates to MPGGRLTQQERQQIALGLADSLPYAEIARRLERPTSTITREVMRNGGPTAYRADLAHRATERRAHRRRTASPQGPESVPQPHGRDAEAVAEYEETFTTVLMASGLTKMAARVLTCLFTTDAGSLTASELARRLQVSPASISKAIAFLEGQSLVRRERDERRRDRYVVDDELFYQATIASARANDQLVATARQGVAVLGPHTPAAARLENIARFLDFISESITRAAEQAREVLHTKPGTTSNDTARPGPDHG, encoded by the coding sequence ATGCCGGGAGGCAGGCTCACCCAGCAGGAACGCCAGCAGATCGCGCTGGGGCTGGCCGACAGCCTCCCCTACGCCGAGATCGCCCGACGCCTCGAGCGTCCGACCTCGACGATCACACGTGAGGTGATGCGCAACGGCGGCCCCACCGCCTACCGCGCCGACCTGGCCCACCGCGCCACCGAACGCCGCGCCCACCGGCGCAGGACCGCCTCCCCCCAAGGGCCGGAGTCGGTCCCCCAGCCGCACGGACGTGACGCCGAGGCCGTGGCCGAGTACGAGGAGACGTTCACCACCGTCCTCATGGCCTCGGGCCTGACCAAGATGGCGGCCCGGGTGCTGACCTGCCTGTTCACCACCGACGCGGGCAGCCTCACCGCGTCCGAGCTCGCCCGGCGACTGCAGGTCAGCCCGGCGTCCATCTCCAAAGCGATCGCCTTCCTGGAGGGCCAGAGCCTCGTCCGCCGAGAGCGCGACGAACGCCGTCGCGACCGCTACGTGGTCGACGACGAGCTCTTCTACCAGGCGACGATCGCCAGCGCCCGTGCCAACGACCAGCTCGTCGCCACCGCACGCCAGGGCGTCGCCGTCCTCGGCCCCCACACGCCCGCCGCCGCCCGCCTGGAGAACATCGCCCGCTTCCTCGACTTCATCAGCGAAAGCATCACCCGCGCCGCCGAACAGGCCCGCGAAGTCCTGCACACCAAACCCGGAACCACCTCGAACGACACCGCCCGACCGGGCCCGGACCACGGATAG
- a CDS encoding alkaline phosphatase D family protein has product MTDLLPEPRVPRLGRRRFLTAVGGTALGALAAGQFAWPESAEALDLDTAPFTLGVASGDPDHHSVVLWTRLAPDPLNGETGGMPAEPVEVRWELARDERFRHVVRRGTVTARPESAHSVHIVAEDLAPDRWYWYRFSTAAEGGAVHSRTGRTRTLPAPGDRPERLRFAFVSCQSWAGGAYPAYRDLAEQDIDFVLHLGDYIYETAGGGLAEFRRLHQLYKTSPDLRAAHARFPFFTTWDDHEVQNNYAADIAGAAGDGRPFLERRANGYQAYYEHLPLRPAQRPDGPDALLYRRFDFGRLAGFSVLDTRQYRSDQPCGDGRKEPCTEAYDPARTMTGIEQERWLLDGLDRSRARWNVIAQQTIMAAFDYDLGPGRIVNLDQWDGYPAARTRILDFFERKRPANPVVLSGDWHSAWVNDLKKDFGDPGSRTVATEFVGTSVSSGAGGWDADVRTGLPANPHVKFYNGTYRGYTLCDITPERWRTELRIVLSTGDAASPAFTLATYEVRDGRPGARRVGAGDGLTGRITDGATGAPLGNVQVTVTDTEGRRIGASTTDAAGEFLAFAPPGTYTLAANGVGYEPAEREVTLREGAGLTVDLGLTRSGARAGTGRTVPGPQSQAGSSDLVLSNDLVALAVSAGSEDPQLSGVTLGKPLDLAAVGRLDQIDWINLPYASVAQPRGANAWQQRTVKSDSVEVVSSTGAEASVRAVGRSTELPELAVTTTYSIRKGEPWVRADSVFTNNAATAVTFWTGDVLDHDGAGQRSGVAGHGTITAGSPADFAPAAPWIGMTGSDGQTYGLLYEDAQFTAYACGIWAMSQRKVTLEPGAAFTLRRRIAAVDNGGAADPFAVLGGL; this is encoded by the coding sequence GTGACTGACCTACTCCCCGAACCCCGCGTCCCCCGGCTCGGCCGACGCCGTTTCCTCACCGCCGTCGGCGGCACCGCGCTCGGTGCCCTGGCCGCGGGGCAATTCGCATGGCCCGAATCGGCCGAGGCGCTCGACCTGGACACCGCGCCGTTCACCCTCGGTGTGGCCTCCGGTGACCCCGACCACCACAGCGTGGTGCTGTGGACGCGGCTCGCGCCCGATCCGCTGAACGGCGAGACCGGCGGCATGCCGGCCGAACCCGTCGAGGTCCGCTGGGAACTGGCCCGCGACGAGCGCTTCCGGCACGTCGTCCGCCGCGGTACGGTGACCGCCCGACCCGAGTCGGCGCACAGCGTGCACATCGTCGCCGAGGACCTGGCACCCGACCGCTGGTACTGGTACCGCTTCTCGACGGCGGCCGAGGGCGGTGCGGTCCACAGCCGCACCGGCCGTACCCGTACGCTCCCCGCGCCCGGCGACCGGCCCGAGCGGCTCCGCTTCGCGTTCGTCTCCTGCCAGTCGTGGGCCGGCGGCGCGTACCCCGCCTACCGCGATCTGGCCGAGCAGGACATCGACTTCGTCCTGCACCTCGGCGACTACATCTACGAGACCGCGGGCGGCGGCCTCGCCGAGTTCCGGCGCCTGCACCAGCTCTACAAGACCTCGCCCGACCTGCGCGCCGCGCACGCCAGGTTCCCGTTCTTCACCACCTGGGACGACCACGAGGTGCAGAACAACTACGCGGCGGACATCGCGGGCGCCGCCGGTGACGGCCGCCCGTTCCTGGAGCGGCGCGCCAACGGCTACCAGGCGTACTACGAGCACCTTCCGCTGCGGCCCGCGCAGCGCCCCGACGGCCCGGACGCCCTGCTCTACCGCCGGTTCGACTTCGGCAGACTGGCCGGGTTCTCCGTACTGGACACCCGTCAGTACCGCAGCGACCAGCCGTGCGGCGACGGCCGCAAGGAGCCGTGCACCGAGGCGTACGATCCGGCGCGCACCATGACCGGGATCGAGCAGGAGCGCTGGCTGCTCGACGGCCTCGACCGTTCCCGGGCCCGGTGGAACGTCATAGCCCAGCAGACCATCATGGCGGCCTTCGACTACGACTTGGGGCCGGGCAGGATCGTCAACCTCGACCAGTGGGACGGCTATCCGGCGGCCCGCACCCGCATCCTGGACTTCTTCGAGCGCAAGCGGCCCGCCAACCCGGTGGTGCTCAGCGGTGACTGGCACTCGGCGTGGGTCAACGACCTGAAGAAGGACTTCGGCGACCCGGGTTCACGGACCGTCGCCACCGAGTTCGTCGGCACCTCCGTCTCCTCGGGTGCGGGCGGCTGGGACGCCGACGTGCGCACGGGCCTGCCCGCCAACCCGCATGTGAAGTTCTACAACGGCACATACCGCGGCTACACCCTGTGCGACATCACGCCCGAGCGCTGGCGCACCGAACTGCGGATCGTGCTGAGCACCGGTGACGCCGCCTCGCCCGCCTTCACCCTCGCCACCTACGAGGTGCGCGACGGCCGTCCGGGCGCGCGCCGCGTCGGCGCGGGCGACGGCCTCACCGGCCGGATCACCGACGGGGCGACCGGCGCGCCGCTGGGCAACGTCCAAGTCACCGTGACGGACACGGAAGGGCGGCGGATCGGGGCGAGCACCACGGACGCGGCCGGTGAGTTCCTGGCGTTCGCGCCGCCCGGCACGTACACCCTGGCCGCCAACGGCGTCGGCTACGAGCCGGCCGAACGGGAGGTCACCCTGCGCGAAGGTGCCGGGCTCACGGTCGACCTGGGCCTGACGCGTTCCGGCGCCCGCGCCGGGACGGGCCGTACGGTGCCGGGGCCGCAGTCCCAGGCCGGTTCCTCGGACCTGGTGCTCTCCAACGACCTGGTGGCGCTGGCCGTTTCGGCCGGCTCCGAGGACCCGCAGCTGTCGGGCGTGACCCTGGGCAAGCCGCTCGACCTGGCGGCCGTCGGCCGGCTCGACCAGATCGACTGGATCAACCTGCCCTACGCCTCAGTGGCACAGCCCCGCGGCGCCAACGCCTGGCAGCAGCGCACGGTGAAGTCGGACAGCGTCGAGGTGGTCTCCTCCACCGGCGCCGAGGCGTCGGTGCGCGCGGTGGGCCGCAGCACCGAGCTGCCGGAGCTGGCCGTCACCACCACGTACAGCATCCGCAAGGGCGAGCCGTGGGTGCGGGCCGACAGCGTCTTCACCAACAACGCCGCCACGGCGGTCACCTTCTGGACCGGCGACGTCCTCGACCACGACGGCGCGGGGCAGCGCAGCGGTGTCGCGGGACACGGCACCATCACCGCGGGCTCCCCCGCCGACTTCGCGCCCGCCGCGCCGTGGATCGGCATGACGGGCTCGGACGGCCAGACGTACGGACTCCTGTACGAGGACGCGCAGTTCACCGCGTACGCCTGCGGGATCTGGGCGATGAGCCAGCGGAAGGTGACCCTGGAACCGGGAGCGGCCTTCACGCTCCGGCGCCGGATCGCCGCCGTCGACAACGGCGGCGCGGCCGATCCTTTCGCGGTACTCGGCGGACTGTGA
- a CDS encoding EF-hand domain-containing protein: MTSDKARKLFEALDLDKNGTLTREEVITALRTKGPQLAASGDVPFWGVGDADASSALFDAADQNGDAVLTLEEFATVVDRRFGWH; this comes from the coding sequence GTGACGAGTGACAAGGCCCGCAAGCTGTTCGAGGCGCTCGATCTGGACAAGAACGGGACCTTGACCCGCGAGGAAGTGATCACTGCCCTGCGGACGAAGGGCCCGCAGCTGGCGGCGTCGGGGGATGTGCCGTTCTGGGGCGTGGGGGACGCCGATGCCTCTTCGGCGCTGTTCGACGCTGCCGACCAGAACGGGGACGCGGTACTGACCCTGGAGGAGTTCGCGACGGTAGTGGACCGCCGTTTCGGCTGGCACTGA
- a CDS encoding BtrH N-terminal domain-containing protein, which translates to MTMVKDIDVRGMQHCETTALGVLLRHEGLDLSEPMLFGLGSGLSFIYWDSKAVGFPFLGGRVKPFELTRNLAAALGLELLIGETTSPRKAWQNVAAPIDAGRPVGLQLDSYHLDYFTTKVHFGGHVVAMYGYDEQDAYLVDTDPQGGAVSTGLAGLARARAARGPMTAKHRSFTITAPSSPTPPQDRIIPAIKTCAAAFLNPPIANLGHRGIEKASKQVPKWLQRSDNPREDLPRTAVLMERAGTGGALFRNLYRDFLAECAQFIDSSHLRTGHTLYAEAATLWTQVAALVATAGETGDAKHLIQAGSLLHELSRIERDAMQALSLL; encoded by the coding sequence ATGACCATGGTGAAAGACATCGACGTCCGCGGTATGCAGCACTGCGAGACGACGGCGCTCGGTGTGCTTCTGCGGCATGAGGGACTCGACTTGTCCGAGCCCATGCTGTTCGGGCTCGGCTCCGGGCTGTCCTTCATCTACTGGGACAGCAAAGCCGTGGGGTTTCCCTTCCTGGGAGGTCGGGTCAAGCCGTTCGAGCTCACCAGGAACCTGGCCGCCGCCCTCGGGCTCGAGCTGCTGATCGGGGAGACCACCTCCCCGCGCAAGGCATGGCAGAACGTCGCGGCACCCATCGACGCCGGTCGGCCGGTCGGCCTGCAACTCGACAGCTACCACCTGGACTACTTCACCACCAAGGTGCACTTCGGCGGGCACGTCGTCGCCATGTACGGCTACGACGAACAGGACGCCTACCTGGTGGACACCGACCCGCAGGGCGGAGCCGTCTCCACCGGCCTCGCCGGCCTGGCCAGAGCCAGGGCCGCGCGCGGCCCCATGACCGCCAAGCACCGCTCCTTCACCATCACGGCGCCCAGCAGCCCGACGCCACCGCAGGACCGGATCATCCCCGCGATCAAGACCTGCGCCGCCGCCTTCCTGAACCCGCCCATCGCGAACCTGGGCCACCGGGGCATCGAGAAAGCCTCCAAGCAGGTGCCGAAGTGGCTGCAGCGCAGCGACAACCCGCGGGAGGACCTGCCACGGACCGCCGTCCTCATGGAGAGGGCCGGCACCGGCGGCGCCCTGTTCCGCAATCTCTACCGGGACTTCCTCGCCGAGTGCGCCCAGTTCATCGACAGCAGCCACCTGCGCACCGGCCACACCCTGTATGCCGAAGCCGCCACCCTCTGGACACAGGTGGCCGCACTCGTCGCGACAGCAGGCGAAACCGGCGACGCGAAGCACCTCATACAGGCCGGCTCCCTCCTCCACGAGCTGTCGCGCATCGAACGCGATGCCATGCAGGCACTCAGCCTCCTCTAG
- a CDS encoding cold-shock protein, producing MASGTVKWFNSEKGFGFIAQDGGGPDVFAHYSNINSSGFRELQEGQAVTFDITQGQKGPQAENITPA from the coding sequence ATGGCCAGCGGAACTGTCAAGTGGTTCAACTCGGAAAAGGGCTTCGGCTTCATCGCGCAGGACGGCGGCGGCCCCGACGTCTTCGCCCACTACTCCAACATCAACTCGTCCGGCTTCCGTGAGCTCCAGGAAGGCCAGGCCGTCACCTTCGACATCACCCAGGGCCAGAAGGGCCCCCAGGCGGAGAACATCACCCCCGCCTGA
- a CDS encoding cold-shock protein, translating into MASGTVKWFNSEKGFGFIEQDGGGPDVFAHYSNIASSGFRELQEGQKVTFDVTQGQKGPQAENITPA; encoded by the coding sequence ATGGCCAGCGGAACCGTTAAGTGGTTCAACTCGGAGAAGGGCTTCGGCTTCATCGAGCAGGACGGTGGAGGCCCGGACGTCTTCGCCCACTACTCCAACATCGCCAGCTCGGGCTTCCGTGAGCTGCAGGAGGGCCAGAAGGTGACGTTCGACGTCACCCAGGGCCAGAAGGGCCCCCAGGCGGAGAACATCACCCCCGCCTGA
- a CDS encoding TerD family protein — translation MSHRLEPLVIRHTHRLPAPSGPAGQGGVAARQFDAALMSVGFKLSADLLEALSGLSEETVVEIAVRTLGTVREMVGDHVRHNVYFIDFPAKVPDTFDFWMRCIAEALADDATYERTLAQLGTGVVDLLTLPSYGNYRHTYAEMLAAHDELIAAAGDRMTVLHLGGTPDDEVTALYLALARSTTPLGEEGLRDLGSLAGSCAEGPQPEAIPVRENRAVVNLARIDAGVDLLLDSVTDVLRLACALSDGDVTLVEPTRFRSLSRPVRRVLLAGLDSVVAATPAKLADVTAHREAFKRLGERLHPHEYRARWPHAADVFAVARGEKEARSFGSRVEELLAAGDVTGAARLLVAAPGTLFRSLDRLLRACTVQDERDAVTTAAEQVAPQVSARVLLSVREHLHNRTEDTGERRVFVNRLGRAWVAADTRRPVPAPERTRMIATLDAETRSRLPEPGHLLIDPDILDVALPLSGRATAAGLGVLPRGSLSPVDGELLRFFVHWKQTSRSTDYDLSALMLDASYTTVSWLSYTALTEVGGEHSGDITDAPDGASEFINLRLGAVRGTYIVPQVNIYSGEGFEEVEESFFGFMLRDVEQQGRPFEPRTVRMKSELRGPGRVALPVAFLRGSDGRWRAKWLHLYLKGNPNSNQVEGNRVSVATLLRGIVERDHLAVRHLIDLMADRATATTLWDGTTIPDGPVTYIGLERPDGLHPQSRVFTPENLRDVIPG, via the coding sequence ATGTCCCATCGTCTCGAACCCCTGGTCATCCGGCACACCCACCGTCTGCCCGCCCCTTCCGGACCGGCCGGGCAGGGCGGCGTCGCGGCGCGGCAGTTCGATGCCGCCCTGATGTCCGTGGGCTTCAAGCTTTCGGCGGATCTGCTGGAGGCCCTGTCGGGGCTGAGCGAGGAGACGGTCGTCGAGATCGCCGTGCGCACGCTGGGCACCGTCCGCGAGATGGTCGGCGACCATGTCCGGCACAACGTCTACTTCATCGACTTTCCGGCCAAGGTGCCGGACACGTTCGACTTCTGGATGCGGTGCATTGCCGAGGCCCTCGCCGACGACGCAACGTACGAGCGCACCCTCGCCCAGCTCGGCACCGGTGTCGTCGACCTGCTGACCCTGCCGTCGTACGGCAACTACCGGCACACGTACGCCGAGATGCTCGCTGCCCACGACGAACTGATCGCCGCTGCGGGCGACCGTATGACGGTCCTGCACCTGGGCGGCACCCCGGACGACGAGGTCACCGCCCTGTATCTGGCCCTGGCCCGCAGTACCACTCCGCTGGGCGAGGAGGGCCTGCGCGACCTCGGCTCACTCGCCGGGTCCTGCGCGGAGGGCCCCCAGCCCGAGGCGATCCCGGTCCGGGAGAACCGTGCCGTCGTCAACCTCGCCCGCATCGACGCCGGCGTGGACCTACTGCTGGACAGCGTCACCGATGTGCTCCGTCTCGCCTGCGCACTGTCGGACGGCGACGTGACCCTCGTGGAACCGACCCGGTTCCGGTCGCTGTCCCGACCGGTGCGCCGCGTCCTGCTCGCCGGCCTCGACTCGGTCGTCGCGGCAACCCCGGCGAAGCTCGCCGACGTGACCGCGCACCGTGAGGCGTTCAAGCGCCTCGGCGAGCGCCTCCACCCGCACGAATACCGAGCGCGCTGGCCGCACGCCGCCGACGTGTTCGCCGTCGCCCGGGGCGAGAAGGAGGCCCGGTCCTTCGGCAGCCGCGTCGAGGAACTCCTCGCCGCCGGCGACGTCACCGGGGCGGCGCGGCTGCTGGTGGCCGCGCCGGGCACACTGTTCCGCTCCCTGGACCGCCTGCTGCGCGCGTGTACCGTCCAGGACGAGCGCGACGCCGTCACGACCGCCGCCGAGCAGGTCGCCCCCCAGGTGTCCGCCCGGGTCCTCTTGTCCGTCCGCGAGCACCTCCACAACCGCACCGAGGACACCGGCGAGCGTCGCGTCTTCGTCAACCGCCTGGGCCGCGCCTGGGTTGCCGCCGACACCCGCCGACCGGTACCGGCGCCCGAGCGCACGCGCATGATCGCCACCCTGGACGCCGAGACGCGCAGCCGCCTCCCGGAGCCGGGGCATCTGCTCATCGACCCCGACATCCTCGATGTCGCGCTACCGCTCAGCGGCAGGGCGACGGCGGCCGGTCTCGGCGTGCTGCCCCGTGGCTCCCTCTCCCCGGTCGACGGCGAACTGCTGCGGTTCTTCGTCCACTGGAAGCAGACGAGCCGCAGCACCGACTACGACCTGTCGGCCTTGATGCTGGACGCCTCGTACACGACGGTCTCCTGGCTGTCGTACACCGCCCTCACCGAGGTCGGGGGCGAACACTCCGGCGACATCACCGACGCACCCGACGGCGCCTCGGAGTTCATCAACCTGCGCCTGGGTGCCGTGCGCGGCACCTACATCGTCCCGCAGGTCAACATCTACTCCGGGGAGGGATTCGAGGAGGTCGAGGAGTCGTTCTTCGGCTTCATGCTGCGCGACGTCGAGCAGCAGGGCCGCCCCTTCGAGCCGCGCACCGTGCGCATGAAGTCGGAGCTGCGCGGTCCGGGCAGGGTCGCACTGCCGGTGGCGTTCCTGCGCGGAAGCGACGGCCGCTGGCGCGCCAAGTGGCTGCACCTGTACCTCAAGGGCAACCCGAACTCCAACCAGGTGGAGGGAAACCGGGTGTCGGTCGCGACGCTGCTGCGCGGCATCGTCGAGCGCGACCATCTCGCCGTCCGCCACCTCATCGACCTGATGGCCGACCGCGCCACCGCCACCACGCTGTGGGACGGTACGACGATCCCGGACGGCCCCGTCACGTACATCGGCCTGGAACGTCCGGACGGACTCCACCCGCAGTCCAGGGTCTTCACCCCGGAAAACCTGCGCGACGTGATTCCCGGCTGA
- a CDS encoding NPP1 family protein has product MQQSSRIRRASLILAGAFALVLAVPNTALAAPLAALPANADTLDQTFQPAYDYDTDGCYATPAIGPDGTINPGLKPTGALNGNCRDASDLVNTNGYSRAKCNNGWCAVIYGLYFEKDQAIPGISLGGHRHDWEHVVVWVQNNQAQYVATSAHGDFNIYPRDQIRWDGTHPKVVYHKDGVSTHCFRPANSNDEPPENHQRTWQFPTLVGWNGYPAGLRDKLSQADFGSAHFGLKDGSFEGHLAEAKPAGIPFDPYA; this is encoded by the coding sequence GTGCAGCAGAGCTCCAGAATCCGCAGGGCTTCGCTCATCCTCGCCGGCGCGTTCGCGCTGGTGCTCGCCGTTCCGAACACCGCTCTCGCCGCGCCGTTGGCCGCCCTGCCGGCCAACGCGGACACGCTGGACCAGACGTTCCAGCCGGCCTACGACTACGACACCGACGGCTGTTACGCGACGCCGGCCATCGGTCCCGACGGCACCATCAACCCTGGCCTGAAGCCCACCGGAGCCCTCAACGGCAACTGCCGGGACGCGTCGGACCTGGTCAACACGAACGGGTACTCCCGCGCCAAGTGCAACAACGGCTGGTGCGCCGTCATCTACGGGCTCTACTTCGAGAAGGACCAGGCCATCCCCGGTATCAGTCTCGGCGGGCACCGCCACGACTGGGAGCACGTCGTGGTCTGGGTGCAGAACAACCAGGCGCAGTACGTCGCCACCTCTGCGCACGGAGATTTCAACATCTACCCGCGCGACCAGATCCGCTGGGACGGCACCCACCCGAAGGTCGTGTACCACAAGGACGGTGTGAGCACGCACTGCTTCCGCCCCGCCAACTCCAACGACGAACCGCCGGAGAACCACCAGCGCACCTGGCAGTTCCCCACGCTCGTCGGCTGGAACGGCTACCCGGCGGGCTTGCGCGACAAGCTCAGCCAAGCCGACTTCGGCAGTGCCCACTTCGGGCTCAAGGACGGCAGCTTCGAGGGCCACCTCGCCGAAGCCAAGCCGGCCGGCATCCCGTTCGACCCCTATGCGTGA